The following coding sequences are from one Lolium rigidum isolate FL_2022 chromosome 6, APGP_CSIRO_Lrig_0.1, whole genome shotgun sequence window:
- the LOC124661049 gene encoding DNA damage-binding protein 1-like isoform X1, which yields MATAWNYVVTAHKSTAVSRSCVGNFTAPHHINLIVAKCTRIEIYLLTPQGLQLMFDVPLYGTIATLELFRSHSEAQDFLFVGMERYRYCILYWDGRQLLTRSGGDASHFGGRPTDNGQIGIIDLHHRLIGLHLYDGLFKVIPFDNQGQLKEQLNIRLQELLVLDIKFLYGCEIPTVAVLYQDNKDARHVKTYEIALEDKEFVEGSWSQNNLDNGACLLVPVPLGGVIIIGEDTIVHWSSTTFKSLSINQAIIGAVGRVDPDGSRYLYGDNTGSLHLLVITQERGRVTDLKTHYMGETSIASKISYLDSGLVYIGSQFGDSQLIKLNNQADASGSFVEILEQYMNIGPIVDLCVVDLERQGQGQVITCSGAHKDGSIRAIRNGIVITNQASVQLQGIKGLWSLKTSLNDQYDTFLVVTFINETHFLAMNKENELAETDIEGFDSETQTLVCGSAIHNQLIQVTANSVRLVSSTSLDLLDQWFAPTGFSINVAAANASQVLLATGGFHLVYLEITNSKLVEVKHIELEHDISCLDINSVGENPQSSSFAAVGMWKDISVRIFSLPGLQLNWKEKFAEFVPRSVLLCTIEEVSYLFCGLGDGHLFSFVLNISKCELSARRRFSLGTQPISLYKFSSHNRTHVFAASDRPTLIYSSDKKLLYSYVNLKEMSHVCPFNTAVSPESIAIAKEAELSVGAINDFRKLHIHTIPLNEQARRICYQEQSRTLAFCSFKDKDIHTESETHFVHLLDHQTFGFLSTHTLDTFEWGCSIVSCSFSDDENSYYCVGTAYVLPMENEPTKGRILVFLVEKGELQLISEKETKGAVYSLNAFNGKLLAAINQQIRLYKWVQRDDRSHELQSECSYHSDVLPMHTQTRGDFIVVGDIMRSLSLLVYKHDEGLIEYKARDFNASWISAVEMLDDDIYIGADNCCNLFTVRESETHEGRLDVIGEYHLGDLVNSLQHGSLVKHHTRSLVGKYPTAIFGTISGAIGVIASIPSNLHMILEKLQSILAKSIKSVGNLSHAEWRSFYNVRRTSVARNFVDGDLIELFLKLSSSHKLAVAMAMGVDVDKLCLLVEELADLH from the exons ATGGCGACGGCATGGAACTACGTGGTGACCGCGCACAAATCCACCGCCGTCTCCCGCTCCTGCGTCGGCAACTTCACCGCGCCCCACCATATCAACCTCATCGTCGC GAAATGCACCCGTATCGAGATTTATTTGCTTACACCTCAAGGCCTTCAG CTTATGTTTGACGTACCATTGTATGGAACCATTGCAACACTTGAGCTCTTCCGTTCTCAT AGTGAAGCTCAAGATTTTCTTTTCGTTGGCATGGAAAGATACAGATATTGTATTCTTTACTGGGATGGAAGACAACTTCTTACAAG ATCTGGGGGAGATGCTTCTCATTTTGGTGGACGCCCTACAGACAATGGACAG ATTGGAATAATTGACCTTCACCATCGACTGATTGGTCTCCACCTATATGATGGCTTATTTAAG GTTATACCATTTGACAATCAAGGACAGCTGAAGGAACAATTGAACATCAG GCTTCAAGAACTTCTAGTGTTGgacatcaagtttctctatggctgTGAAATACCTACAGTAGCAGTTCTTTACCAG GACAACAAGGATGCCAGACATGTTAAGACATATGAAATTGCATTGGAGGACAAGGAATTTGTTGAAGGTTCTTGGTCTCAGAATAATTTAGACAACGGTGCTTGTCTGTTAGTACCTGTACCACTAGGTGGTGTCATAATAATTGGTGAGGACACAATAGTTCACTGGAGTTCCACGACATTTAAATCTCTATCAATAAATCAA GCTATCATTGGAGCTGTTGGGCGGGTTGACCCAGATGGTTCCCGCTATTTATATGGAGACAATACTGGCTCTCTGCATTTACTTGTAATTACTCAAGAACGGGGAAG AGTGACCGATTTAAAAACTCACTACATGGGAGAGACTTCAATTGCATCAAAAATATCATATCTTGATAGTGGTCTCGTTTATATTGGTTCGCAGTTTGGGGACTCACAG CTCATAAAACTGAATAATCAAGCGGATGCAAGCGGTTCATTTGTTGAAATTCTTGAACAATATATGAACATTGGACCAATTGTAGACTTGTGTGTGGTTGATCTTGAAAGACAAGGGCAAGGTCAGGTGATTACTTGTTCAGGTGCACACAAGGATGGTTCAATTCGGGCAATTCGTAACGGAATAGTGATTACTAACCAG GCTTCAGTACAACTCCAAGGCATCAAAGGACTATGGTCTTTAAAAACTTCATTGAATGATCAATATGACACGTTCTTGGTTGTAACCTTTATAAACGAGACACACTTCTTGGCGATGAATAAGGAAAACGAATTGGCAGAAACCGATATAGAAGGATTTGATTCAGAAACACAGACTCTGGTCTGCGGAAGTGCCATCCACAATCAGCTTATACAG GTTACTGCTAATTCTGTTAGATTAGTCAGCTCTACTTCTCTGGATTTACTGGATCAATGGTTTGCACCAACAGGATTTTCAATCAATGTTGCAGCAGCTAATGCAAGCCAG GTTTTGTTGGCAACTGGTGGTTTCCATCTCGTCTATCTAGAAATTACCAACTCTAAGTTGGTGGAAGTGAAGCATATAGAGCTTGAGCATGATATTTCTTGCCTTGACATAAACTCAGTTGGTGAGAATCCACAATCTAGCTCCTTTGCAGCTGTTGGGATGTGGAAAGATATAAGTGTGAGGATATTTTCGCTCCCTGGCCTTCAACTAAATTGGAAGGAGAAATTTGCTGAATTTGTTCCTCGTTCTGTTCTGCTGTGTACTATTGAAGAG GTGTCATACTTGTTCTGTGGTCTTGGAGATGGTCACCTCTTCAGTTTTGTGTTGAACATAAGTAAATGTGAACTATCAGCTAGACGCAGGTTCTCCTTGGGAACACAACCAATCAGCCTCTATAAATTCTCATCCCACAATCGAACTCATGTGTTTGCTGCATCAGATAGGCCAACTCTCATATACAGCAGTGACAAGAAGTTACTCTATAGTTATGTCAATCTGAAAGAAATGAGCCACGTGTGCCCTTTTAATACAGCTGTTTCCCCAGAAAG CATTGCGATAGCTAAAGAAGCTGAACTTTCAGTTGGAGCAATTAATGACTTCAGAAAACTTCATATCCACACAATCCCCTTAAACGAACAAGCACGCCGCATCTGTTACCAGGAACAGTCTCGAACACTTGCATTCTGCAGTTTCAAAGATAAGGACATTCACACAGAGAGCGAGACGCACTTTGTTCATCTGTTAGACCATCAAACTTTTGGGTTTTTGTCAACACATACTCTTGATACTTTTGAATGGGGTTGCTCCATTGTCAGCTGCTCATTTTCTGATGATGAAAATTCTTACTATTGTGTGGGAACAGCTTATGTTTTACCCATGGAAAATGAACCCACAAAG GGTCGGATCCTGGTTTTTTTAGTTGAAAAAGGAGAGTTGCAACTAATCTCAGAAAAAGAAACTAAAGGAGCTGTCTATTCGCTTAATGCATTCAATGGAAAATTATTGGCTGCTATTAATCAGCAGATCAGATTGTACAAGTGGGTGCAGCGAGATGATAGGTCACATGAACTGCAATCGGAGTGTAGCTACCACAGTGACGTATTgcctatgcatactcaaacccgcGGTGATTTCATCGTGGTTGGAGACATTATGAGATCATTATCGTTGCTGGTATACAAG CATGACGAAGGCCTGATTGAATATAAAGCTAGGGATTTTAACGCAAGCTGGATTAGTGCAGTTGAGATGCTCGATGACGATATTTATATCGGTGCAGACAATTGTTGTAAcctgtttaccgtgcgtgagagtGAGACCCATGAAGGGCGTCTTGATGTCATTGGGGAGTACCATCTGGGGGACTTGGTGAATAGTTTGCAGCATGGTTCTCTGGTTAAACACCACACACGCTCACTGGTAGGCAAGTATCCTACGGCCATCTTTGGCACGATCAGTGGCGCAATTGGTGTGATTGCATCCATTCCAAGTAACCTACATATGATCCTTGAGAAGCTGCAATCCATCCTTGCGAAGTCCATCAAGAGTGTTGGTAATCTTAGCCATGCAGAATGGCGGTCATTCTATAACGTCAGGAGGACGAGTGTTGCCCGGAACTTCGTGGATGGTGATCTGATTGAATTATTCCTCAAACTGAGTTCAAGCCACAAGCTTGCAGTTGCAATGGCGATGGGCGTTGATGTGGATAAGCTGTGTCTGTTAGTGGAAGAGTTGGCGGATCTTCACTAA
- the LOC124661049 gene encoding DNA damage-binding protein 1-like isoform X2 has translation MLRKCTRIEIYLLTPQGLQLMFDVPLYGTIATLELFRSHSEAQDFLFVGMERYRYCILYWDGRQLLTRSGGDASHFGGRPTDNGQIGIIDLHHRLIGLHLYDGLFKVIPFDNQGQLKEQLNIRLQELLVLDIKFLYGCEIPTVAVLYQDNKDARHVKTYEIALEDKEFVEGSWSQNNLDNGACLLVPVPLGGVIIIGEDTIVHWSSTTFKSLSINQAIIGAVGRVDPDGSRYLYGDNTGSLHLLVITQERGRVTDLKTHYMGETSIASKISYLDSGLVYIGSQFGDSQLIKLNNQADASGSFVEILEQYMNIGPIVDLCVVDLERQGQGQVITCSGAHKDGSIRAIRNGIVITNQASVQLQGIKGLWSLKTSLNDQYDTFLVVTFINETHFLAMNKENELAETDIEGFDSETQTLVCGSAIHNQLIQVTANSVRLVSSTSLDLLDQWFAPTGFSINVAAANASQVLLATGGFHLVYLEITNSKLVEVKHIELEHDISCLDINSVGENPQSSSFAAVGMWKDISVRIFSLPGLQLNWKEKFAEFVPRSVLLCTIEEVSYLFCGLGDGHLFSFVLNISKCELSARRRFSLGTQPISLYKFSSHNRTHVFAASDRPTLIYSSDKKLLYSYVNLKEMSHVCPFNTAVSPESIAIAKEAELSVGAINDFRKLHIHTIPLNEQARRICYQEQSRTLAFCSFKDKDIHTESETHFVHLLDHQTFGFLSTHTLDTFEWGCSIVSCSFSDDENSYYCVGTAYVLPMENEPTKGRILVFLVEKGELQLISEKETKGAVYSLNAFNGKLLAAINQQIRLYKWVQRDDRSHELQSECSYHSDVLPMHTQTRGDFIVVGDIMRSLSLLVYKHDEGLIEYKARDFNASWISAVEMLDDDIYIGADNCCNLFTVRESETHEGRLDVIGEYHLGDLVNSLQHGSLVKHHTRSLVGKYPTAIFGTISGAIGVIASIPSNLHMILEKLQSILAKSIKSVGNLSHAEWRSFYNVRRTSVARNFVDGDLIELFLKLSSSHKLAVAMAMGVDVDKLCLLVEELADLH, from the exons ATGCTAAG GAAATGCACCCGTATCGAGATTTATTTGCTTACACCTCAAGGCCTTCAG CTTATGTTTGACGTACCATTGTATGGAACCATTGCAACACTTGAGCTCTTCCGTTCTCAT AGTGAAGCTCAAGATTTTCTTTTCGTTGGCATGGAAAGATACAGATATTGTATTCTTTACTGGGATGGAAGACAACTTCTTACAAG ATCTGGGGGAGATGCTTCTCATTTTGGTGGACGCCCTACAGACAATGGACAG ATTGGAATAATTGACCTTCACCATCGACTGATTGGTCTCCACCTATATGATGGCTTATTTAAG GTTATACCATTTGACAATCAAGGACAGCTGAAGGAACAATTGAACATCAG GCTTCAAGAACTTCTAGTGTTGgacatcaagtttctctatggctgTGAAATACCTACAGTAGCAGTTCTTTACCAG GACAACAAGGATGCCAGACATGTTAAGACATATGAAATTGCATTGGAGGACAAGGAATTTGTTGAAGGTTCTTGGTCTCAGAATAATTTAGACAACGGTGCTTGTCTGTTAGTACCTGTACCACTAGGTGGTGTCATAATAATTGGTGAGGACACAATAGTTCACTGGAGTTCCACGACATTTAAATCTCTATCAATAAATCAA GCTATCATTGGAGCTGTTGGGCGGGTTGACCCAGATGGTTCCCGCTATTTATATGGAGACAATACTGGCTCTCTGCATTTACTTGTAATTACTCAAGAACGGGGAAG AGTGACCGATTTAAAAACTCACTACATGGGAGAGACTTCAATTGCATCAAAAATATCATATCTTGATAGTGGTCTCGTTTATATTGGTTCGCAGTTTGGGGACTCACAG CTCATAAAACTGAATAATCAAGCGGATGCAAGCGGTTCATTTGTTGAAATTCTTGAACAATATATGAACATTGGACCAATTGTAGACTTGTGTGTGGTTGATCTTGAAAGACAAGGGCAAGGTCAGGTGATTACTTGTTCAGGTGCACACAAGGATGGTTCAATTCGGGCAATTCGTAACGGAATAGTGATTACTAACCAG GCTTCAGTACAACTCCAAGGCATCAAAGGACTATGGTCTTTAAAAACTTCATTGAATGATCAATATGACACGTTCTTGGTTGTAACCTTTATAAACGAGACACACTTCTTGGCGATGAATAAGGAAAACGAATTGGCAGAAACCGATATAGAAGGATTTGATTCAGAAACACAGACTCTGGTCTGCGGAAGTGCCATCCACAATCAGCTTATACAG GTTACTGCTAATTCTGTTAGATTAGTCAGCTCTACTTCTCTGGATTTACTGGATCAATGGTTTGCACCAACAGGATTTTCAATCAATGTTGCAGCAGCTAATGCAAGCCAG GTTTTGTTGGCAACTGGTGGTTTCCATCTCGTCTATCTAGAAATTACCAACTCTAAGTTGGTGGAAGTGAAGCATATAGAGCTTGAGCATGATATTTCTTGCCTTGACATAAACTCAGTTGGTGAGAATCCACAATCTAGCTCCTTTGCAGCTGTTGGGATGTGGAAAGATATAAGTGTGAGGATATTTTCGCTCCCTGGCCTTCAACTAAATTGGAAGGAGAAATTTGCTGAATTTGTTCCTCGTTCTGTTCTGCTGTGTACTATTGAAGAG GTGTCATACTTGTTCTGTGGTCTTGGAGATGGTCACCTCTTCAGTTTTGTGTTGAACATAAGTAAATGTGAACTATCAGCTAGACGCAGGTTCTCCTTGGGAACACAACCAATCAGCCTCTATAAATTCTCATCCCACAATCGAACTCATGTGTTTGCTGCATCAGATAGGCCAACTCTCATATACAGCAGTGACAAGAAGTTACTCTATAGTTATGTCAATCTGAAAGAAATGAGCCACGTGTGCCCTTTTAATACAGCTGTTTCCCCAGAAAG CATTGCGATAGCTAAAGAAGCTGAACTTTCAGTTGGAGCAATTAATGACTTCAGAAAACTTCATATCCACACAATCCCCTTAAACGAACAAGCACGCCGCATCTGTTACCAGGAACAGTCTCGAACACTTGCATTCTGCAGTTTCAAAGATAAGGACATTCACACAGAGAGCGAGACGCACTTTGTTCATCTGTTAGACCATCAAACTTTTGGGTTTTTGTCAACACATACTCTTGATACTTTTGAATGGGGTTGCTCCATTGTCAGCTGCTCATTTTCTGATGATGAAAATTCTTACTATTGTGTGGGAACAGCTTATGTTTTACCCATGGAAAATGAACCCACAAAG GGTCGGATCCTGGTTTTTTTAGTTGAAAAAGGAGAGTTGCAACTAATCTCAGAAAAAGAAACTAAAGGAGCTGTCTATTCGCTTAATGCATTCAATGGAAAATTATTGGCTGCTATTAATCAGCAGATCAGATTGTACAAGTGGGTGCAGCGAGATGATAGGTCACATGAACTGCAATCGGAGTGTAGCTACCACAGTGACGTATTgcctatgcatactcaaacccgcGGTGATTTCATCGTGGTTGGAGACATTATGAGATCATTATCGTTGCTGGTATACAAG CATGACGAAGGCCTGATTGAATATAAAGCTAGGGATTTTAACGCAAGCTGGATTAGTGCAGTTGAGATGCTCGATGACGATATTTATATCGGTGCAGACAATTGTTGTAAcctgtttaccgtgcgtgagagtGAGACCCATGAAGGGCGTCTTGATGTCATTGGGGAGTACCATCTGGGGGACTTGGTGAATAGTTTGCAGCATGGTTCTCTGGTTAAACACCACACACGCTCACTGGTAGGCAAGTATCCTACGGCCATCTTTGGCACGATCAGTGGCGCAATTGGTGTGATTGCATCCATTCCAAGTAACCTACATATGATCCTTGAGAAGCTGCAATCCATCCTTGCGAAGTCCATCAAGAGTGTTGGTAATCTTAGCCATGCAGAATGGCGGTCATTCTATAACGTCAGGAGGACGAGTGTTGCCCGGAACTTCGTGGATGGTGATCTGATTGAATTATTCCTCAAACTGAGTTCAAGCCACAAGCTTGCAGTTGCAATGGCGATGGGCGTTGATGTGGATAAGCTGTGTCTGTTAGTGGAAGAGTTGGCGGATCTTCACTAA